In Paenibacillus sp. BIC5C1, a genomic segment contains:
- a CDS encoding sulfate ABC transporter substrate-binding protein codes for MQTMKKKINPLYVVLMLLLVCMTVGCSKQEDASGQNGTSTDDQSNTLVIGAYSVAKDAVGELLPKFQAEWKAKTGQTVHFQESYEASGTQARAIVGGFEADVALLAMESDIDKLVKADLVSSNWKQAPNDGMITRSIVVLGTRAGNPLGIRDFEDLTKPGVKVLYPNPKTSGGAQWDINAIYGAGLKLSEAQGKKDPAVAKAFLEKVHENVESLDKSGRSSMAAFEYGVGDVIVTYENELLARIAKGVNYDIVVPKNTILIENPAVVVDKYADKHGNRELAEAFVAYLSTPEAQRIFAKHGFRSVDPEVFAETKSSFPTPEGLFDINYLGGWDKVRSTLYSKRGVWYQVLAGL; via the coding sequence ATGCAGACGATGAAGAAGAAAATCAACCCTTTATACGTTGTCCTCATGCTTCTGCTCGTCTGCATGACCGTTGGATGTAGCAAGCAGGAGGATGCAAGCGGACAGAACGGAACCTCGACAGACGACCAATCCAATACATTGGTTATCGGTGCTTACAGTGTAGCCAAAGACGCCGTCGGAGAGTTATTGCCCAAGTTCCAGGCGGAATGGAAAGCCAAGACTGGACAGACGGTTCACTTTCAAGAATCTTATGAAGCCTCAGGGACACAAGCAAGAGCCATTGTTGGTGGATTCGAAGCTGATGTTGCGCTTTTGGCGATGGAAAGTGATATCGACAAGCTGGTCAAAGCTGATCTGGTCAGCTCCAACTGGAAACAGGCACCAAATGATGGCATGATCACTCGCTCGATCGTTGTTCTCGGTACAAGAGCAGGCAATCCGCTGGGTATTCGCGATTTTGAAGATTTGACCAAGCCGGGGGTTAAGGTGCTGTATCCTAATCCCAAGACGTCAGGCGGAGCGCAGTGGGACATTAATGCCATCTATGGTGCAGGGTTGAAGTTGTCTGAGGCGCAAGGGAAGAAAGATCCTGCCGTGGCTAAAGCTTTTCTGGAAAAAGTACATGAGAATGTCGAGTCACTGGATAAGAGTGGCCGTTCCTCCATGGCGGCTTTCGAATATGGCGTGGGTGATGTTATCGTCACATATGAAAATGAATTGCTTGCCCGGATTGCGAAGGGTGTAAATTACGACATTGTGGTTCCCAAAAACACAATCCTGATTGAGAATCCGGCGGTTGTCGTGGACAAATATGCGGATAAGCATGGCAATCGTGAATTGGCGGAGGCTTTTGTAGCCTATCTAAGTACGCCGGAAGCACAGCGCATTTTTGCCAAGCACGGTTTCCGTTCGGTAGACCCTGAAGTGTTTGCAGAGACGAAGTCCTCGTTCCCAACGCCTGAAGGTCTGTTCGATATTAACTACCTCGGTGGATGGGACAAAGTACGCAGTACACTGTATTCCAAACGAGGCGTATGGTACCAGGTGTTGGCCGGGTTGTAG
- a CDS encoding secondary thiamine-phosphate synthase enzyme YjbQ has product MLYTKNLSTSRRDEMQDITREVEQVVRNSGVQNGTVLIYCPHTTAGIAINENADPDVKHDVLLRLNEVYPWEHPEYRHAEGNTASHLKSITTGPSQTVIIHEGRLLLGRWQGIYFCEFDGPRQREYFLKIMEG; this is encoded by the coding sequence ATGTTATATACGAAGAATTTATCGACATCCCGAAGGGATGAGATGCAGGATATTACGCGGGAGGTGGAGCAGGTTGTCCGCAATAGCGGTGTGCAGAATGGAACTGTATTGATTTATTGTCCACATACGACAGCAGGCATTGCAATTAATGAAAATGCAGACCCGGATGTCAAACATGACGTACTGCTTCGTCTGAACGAAGTGTATCCTTGGGAACATCCCGAATATCGGCATGCTGAGGGAAATACGGCTTCTCACTTGAAATCGATCACAACCGGCCCATCACAAACGGTGATTATACATGAGGGCAGATTACTGCTTGGCAGATGGCAGGGCATCTATTTTTGCGAATTTGATGGTCCTCGTCAGCGGGAATATTTCCTTAAAATCATGGAAGGTTAG
- a CDS encoding pyrimidine/purine nucleoside phosphorylase: protein MSQFDQVSVVKEANIYYEGQVTSRTVILGDGSKVTLGIMLPGSYEFGTDSREIMEILSGDLRVLLPGEEDWQEIQGQATFHVPAESKFKLEIRSVTDYCCSYPAE from the coding sequence ATGTCACAGTTTGATCAAGTCAGTGTAGTGAAAGAGGCCAACATTTATTATGAGGGCCAGGTAACTAGCAGAACAGTTATTTTGGGGGATGGCAGCAAGGTGACCCTGGGCATTATGCTTCCAGGCAGTTATGAGTTCGGTACAGATTCCCGTGAGATTATGGAGATTCTGTCCGGCGATCTGAGAGTATTACTTCCCGGAGAAGAAGATTGGCAAGAGATTCAAGGTCAAGCTACGTTCCACGTGCCTGCCGAATCCAAATTTAAACTGGAGATACGCAGCGTTACCGACTACTGCTGCTCGTACCCGGCGGAATAA
- the tkt gene encoding transketolase: protein MTDKNEAIQKEENNTIDNLSITTVRTLAIDAIEKANSGHPGMPMGSAPMGYQLFAKTMTHNPDHPTWVNRDRFVLSAGHGSMLLYSLLHLSGYDLPMEELKQFRQWGSKTPGHPEFGHTAGVDATTGPLGQGIAMAVGMAMAEAQLGATYNKDKFNVIDHYTYAICGDGDLMEGVSHESASLAGRLHLGKLIMLFDSNDITLDGKLNLSSSESIAKRFEAYGWQVLRVEDGNDLPAIQKAIEEGQADTLRPTLIEVKTVIGYGSPNKQGKGGHGGTHGSPLGADEAKLTKEFYKWVYEEDFHVPTEVREHFAQVKDRGISANKAWDEKFAEYKKAFPELAAQFETAINGDLPEGWDRDLPKYAATDKAVSTRVASGNALNGLAHNVPQLTGGSADLESSTMTHLNNLENFSPEDYSGRNIYFGIREFGMAGAMNGMALHSGVKVFGGTFFVFTDYLRPAVRLAALMGLPVTYVLTHDSIAVGEDGPTHEPIEQLASLRIIPNLTVIRPADGNETSAAWAYALENKSNPVALVLTRQNLPILEGTVEGSRENVKRGAYVVSDAKEGKAVAQIIATGSEVQLAVKAQAALAEQGIQVRVISMPSWDLFEKQDKAYKESVLLPDVKARLAIEMAHPMGWEKYVGDQGDILGISTFGASAPGDRVIQEYGFTVENVVSRVKALL, encoded by the coding sequence ATGACTGACAAGAACGAAGCGATTCAAAAGGAAGAGAACAACACCATCGACAACCTGTCGATCACTACCGTACGTACACTGGCGATTGATGCAATCGAGAAGGCAAATTCCGGACACCCGGGAATGCCGATGGGCTCCGCTCCAATGGGGTACCAACTTTTTGCAAAAACGATGACACATAACCCGGACCACCCAACTTGGGTTAACCGGGACCGTTTTGTCCTGTCCGCAGGACATGGCTCCATGTTGCTTTACAGCTTGCTTCACCTGAGTGGGTATGACCTGCCTATGGAAGAATTGAAACAGTTCCGTCAATGGGGAAGCAAAACGCCGGGTCACCCGGAATTCGGACATACTGCAGGCGTTGACGCAACAACTGGACCACTGGGCCAAGGTATTGCTATGGCTGTAGGTATGGCTATGGCTGAAGCTCAACTGGGCGCAACATACAATAAAGACAAATTCAACGTAATCGACCACTACACATACGCAATCTGTGGTGACGGTGACTTGATGGAAGGCGTATCCCATGAATCAGCTTCCCTGGCTGGACGTTTGCACTTGGGCAAATTGATCATGTTGTTCGACTCCAATGACATCACTTTGGACGGTAAATTGAACCTGTCTTCTTCTGAGAGCATCGCGAAGCGTTTTGAAGCTTACGGCTGGCAAGTGCTGCGCGTTGAAGATGGTAACGATCTACCTGCAATCCAAAAAGCAATTGAGGAAGGTCAAGCAGATACGCTTCGCCCTACATTGATTGAAGTTAAAACTGTAATTGGTTACGGTAGCCCGAACAAACAAGGTAAAGGCGGCCACGGCGGTACTCACGGATCTCCACTGGGTGCAGACGAAGCCAAATTGACTAAAGAGTTTTACAAATGGGTTTACGAGGAAGATTTCCACGTTCCAACTGAAGTTCGCGAACACTTTGCACAAGTGAAAGATCGTGGTATCTCTGCAAACAAAGCATGGGACGAGAAATTTGCCGAGTACAAAAAAGCATTCCCTGAGCTGGCAGCTCAATTCGAAACGGCAATCAATGGCGACCTTCCAGAAGGTTGGGATCGCGATCTGCCTAAATATGCAGCAACAGACAAAGCTGTATCCACTCGTGTAGCTTCAGGTAATGCACTGAACGGTTTGGCTCATAACGTGCCACAACTGACAGGTGGATCTGCTGACTTGGAAAGCTCCACAATGACTCACTTGAACAACCTGGAGAACTTCTCACCTGAAGATTATTCCGGTCGCAACATCTACTTCGGTATCCGTGAATTCGGTATGGCTGGAGCAATGAACGGTATGGCACTGCACAGTGGTGTGAAAGTATTCGGAGGTACATTCTTCGTATTTACAGACTATCTGCGTCCAGCTGTTCGTCTGGCTGCCCTGATGGGTCTGCCTGTAACGTACGTCCTGACTCACGACAGTATCGCTGTTGGTGAAGACGGTCCTACTCACGAACCAATCGAGCAATTGGCATCCCTGCGTATCATTCCTAACCTGACGGTTATACGTCCAGCTGACGGTAATGAAACTTCTGCAGCATGGGCTTATGCGCTTGAGAACAAGAGCAACCCGGTTGCACTCGTACTCACTCGTCAAAACCTGCCGATTCTGGAAGGTACTGTTGAAGGTTCCCGTGAAAACGTGAAACGTGGCGCGTATGTTGTCTCTGATGCAAAAGAAGGCAAAGCTGTTGCCCAAATCATCGCTACAGGTTCCGAAGTGCAACTGGCTGTCAAAGCCCAAGCAGCACTTGCTGAACAAGGCATCCAAGTTCGCGTAATCAGCATGCCGAGCTGGGATCTGTTCGAGAAACAGGACAAAGCATACAAAGAATCCGTCCTGCTTCCGGATGTTAAAGCTCGTCTGGCGATTGAAATGGCTCACCCAATGGGTTGGGAAAAATATGTCGGCGATCAAGGAGACATTCTCGGAATCAGCACATTTGGTGCATCGGCGCCTGGCGACCGTGTTATCCAAGAGTATGGTTTCACTGTGGAAAACGTGGTTAGCCGCGTAAAAGCATTGCTGTAA
- the cysT gene encoding sulfate ABC transporter permease subunit CysT, translating to MNTVLRHKGWTWGFRSTVLLYFIVLIVLPIIGVYVNSFSEGWSNFIQSIMDPIAWKAVLLTIRLAVIATVINVILGTMIAWVLTRYRFFGRSFLNSLVDLPFALPTAVGGLMIMLLLGPISAIGKLAESMGFEIVFHQPAIVIAMTFVTFPFVIRAVQPLLEEIDPSEEEASYTMGASKARTFRQVILPSMAPGMISGGMLAFSRALAEFGAVVLVAGNIPGRTLTASVFIYGEIESDNPTGAAAVSVLLLTLSFLILWLINLVQMRGRRR from the coding sequence ATGAATACCGTTCTTCGTCACAAGGGATGGACTTGGGGATTCCGCAGTACCGTATTGCTATATTTTATCGTACTCATTGTACTTCCAATCATCGGTGTGTACGTCAATTCCTTCTCTGAAGGATGGAGCAACTTTATCCAAAGCATCATGGACCCAATTGCATGGAAAGCTGTGCTGTTAACGATCCGTCTGGCTGTTATAGCCACGGTGATTAACGTCATTTTGGGAACCATGATTGCCTGGGTGCTGACACGTTATCGCTTTTTTGGGAGGTCGTTCCTTAACAGTCTGGTAGATCTTCCTTTTGCTCTTCCAACAGCCGTTGGTGGCCTGATGATTATGCTGCTCCTGGGTCCGATCAGTGCCATTGGTAAACTGGCGGAATCCATGGGGTTTGAAATTGTGTTTCACCAGCCTGCGATTGTGATCGCAATGACCTTTGTTACGTTTCCATTCGTCATCCGTGCGGTGCAGCCTTTACTCGAGGAGATCGATCCTTCAGAGGAAGAGGCATCCTACACGATGGGAGCATCAAAGGCGCGCACATTCAGGCAGGTCATTCTTCCGTCCATGGCTCCGGGTATGATTAGTGGGGGAATGCTCGCATTCTCCAGAGCACTGGCCGAATTTGGAGCTGTTGTGCTGGTGGCAGGCAATATTCCGGGAAGAACATTGACGGCTTCCGTATTTATTTACGGCGAGATCGAAAGTGACAATCCAACCGGTGCCGCGGCCGTATCCGTACTGCTTTTAACACTCTCCTTCCTAATCCTCTGGCTCATTAATCTGGTACAGATGCGGGGGAGAAGACGATGA
- a CDS encoding glucose-6-phosphate isomerase, with protein MAKKVKFDYSTALQFVNQHEVDYFAEPIRLAHEQLHNGTGTGSDYLGWIDLPTAYDKEEFSRIQKAAAKIQSDSEVLIVIGIGGSYLGARAAIEMLTHSFYNNLPKDKRKTPEIYFAGNNISSTYVTHLLDLVEGKDFSVNVISKSGTTTEPAIAFRIFRAALEKKYGKEEARKRIYATTDKERGALKKLANEEGYESFIIPDDVGGRYSVLTAVGLLPIAAAGISIEEMMQGAADASKEYSNPNVAENEAYQYAAVRNALYRKGKGTEILVNYEPSLHFVSEWWKQLYGESEGKDYKGIYPASVDFSTDLHSMGQFIQEGSRNIFETVIQVAEVSEHISIEADPDDLDGLNFLEGKTMDFVNKKAFQGTLLAHTDGQVPNLIVNIPDMSPYSFGYLVYFFEKACGISGYLLGVNPFDQPGVEAYKKNMFALLGKPGFEEEKAALEARLSE; from the coding sequence ATGGCAAAAAAAGTGAAGTTTGACTACAGCACTGCCCTGCAATTCGTCAATCAGCATGAAGTGGACTATTTCGCTGAACCGATTCGTTTGGCTCACGAGCAGCTCCACAACGGAACGGGAACCGGATCGGACTATCTGGGCTGGATTGACCTGCCTACCGCTTATGACAAAGAAGAGTTCTCCCGTATTCAAAAAGCGGCTGCTAAAATCCAAAGCGATTCTGAAGTACTGATCGTCATCGGTATTGGTGGATCATACCTTGGCGCACGTGCAGCGATTGAGATGCTTACGCACTCTTTCTACAACAATCTGCCAAAAGACAAACGCAAAACGCCTGAAATCTACTTTGCTGGAAACAACATCAGCTCCACGTATGTAACTCATTTGCTGGATCTGGTTGAAGGCAAAGACTTCTCCGTTAACGTGATCTCCAAATCCGGTACAACAACAGAGCCGGCGATTGCTTTCCGTATCTTCCGTGCAGCACTGGAGAAAAAATACGGTAAAGAAGAAGCTCGCAAACGTATCTATGCTACAACAGATAAAGAGCGCGGAGCACTGAAAAAACTGGCGAATGAAGAAGGCTATGAATCCTTCATTATCCCGGATGATGTAGGTGGACGTTACTCCGTTCTGACGGCTGTAGGTTTGCTGCCAATCGCAGCAGCTGGCATCAGCATCGAAGAAATGATGCAAGGTGCGGCTGACGCTTCCAAAGAATACAGCAACCCGAACGTAGCCGAGAACGAAGCGTATCAATATGCAGCTGTTCGTAACGCACTGTATCGCAAAGGTAAAGGAACAGAAATCCTCGTGAACTACGAGCCATCCCTGCACTTTGTATCCGAATGGTGGAAACAGCTTTACGGAGAGAGTGAAGGTAAAGACTACAAAGGGATTTATCCTGCATCCGTTGATTTCTCAACTGACTTGCACTCGATGGGTCAATTCATTCAAGAGGGCAGCCGGAACATCTTCGAAACTGTGATTCAGGTTGCTGAAGTATCGGAGCATATTTCGATCGAAGCGGATCCAGATGATCTGGATGGTCTGAATTTCCTTGAAGGTAAAACGATGGACTTTGTTAACAAAAAAGCGTTCCAAGGAACACTGCTTGCACACACAGATGGTCAAGTACCAAACTTGATTGTGAACATTCCAGATATGTCTCCATATTCTTTCGGATATCTGGTATACTTCTTTGAAAAAGCATGCGGCATTAGTGGTTACCTGCTGGGAGTCAATCCATTTGACCAACCAGGCGTGGAAGCTTACAAGAAAAATATGTTCGCTTTGCTGGGCAAACCAGGCTTTGAAGAAGAGAAAGCAGCGCTTGAAGCGAGACTTTCCGAATAA
- a CDS encoding sulfate ABC transporter permease subunit codes for MRRLLIGLTFAVFIVLLIIPLGRIFIGAFEDGAGGFLDGLLRPEALHALMMTGLVVLVVTLLNTLFGVMMAIYLVRAGWLSDRVKGLLNSIVDLPYAVSPVIGGLMIVLLLGPNSIMGAFFEGIGFNVVYAFPGMVIATLFVTFPLMVREVMPVLQELGSQQEEAASTLGAYGWRTFWSVTWPSIRWAVVYGLVLTVARSLGEFGAVLVVSGNIMNKTQTATTLVYQDVENFNVAAANGVALVLVTFSVGLLLMMEWAKKRKEVH; via the coding sequence ATGAGGCGGCTATTAATAGGACTGACGTTTGCGGTGTTCATTGTACTGCTGATCATCCCGCTTGGACGTATTTTTATTGGTGCATTTGAAGATGGGGCAGGAGGATTCCTGGATGGGCTGTTGCGCCCCGAAGCGCTGCATGCCTTGATGATGACAGGGCTTGTTGTGCTTGTTGTCACACTGTTAAATACATTGTTTGGTGTAATGATGGCCATCTATCTGGTTCGCGCCGGATGGCTGAGTGACCGGGTGAAAGGGCTGCTGAACAGCATTGTGGATCTGCCCTATGCCGTATCGCCAGTCATTGGCGGATTGATGATTGTACTACTGCTGGGTCCCAATAGCATTATGGGTGCTTTTTTTGAAGGCATTGGATTTAATGTGGTGTATGCCTTCCCTGGCATGGTCATTGCAACGTTGTTTGTCACCTTTCCACTGATGGTTCGAGAGGTGATGCCTGTCTTGCAGGAGCTTGGATCTCAGCAGGAAGAGGCTGCGTCAACGCTTGGTGCATATGGCTGGAGAACGTTTTGGAGTGTTACCTGGCCTTCCATACGCTGGGCAGTTGTGTACGGTCTTGTGTTGACGGTTGCACGCTCGCTTGGGGAATTCGGTGCAGTGCTGGTTGTATCGGGTAACATTATGAACAAAACGCAGACGGCTACAACGCTTGTATATCAGGATGTAGAGAATTTTAACGTTGCTGCCGCAAATGGTGTGGCATTGGTACTGGTTACCTTTTCTGTCGGACTGCTGCTTATGATGGAATGGGCCAAGAAGCGAAAGGAAGTGCATTGA
- a CDS encoding YigZ family protein: MIERYRTVRGPGNLEIVIKKSRFIGHIMPVTTEEEANAFIDEIKKKHWNATHNCSAYMIGERDEIQKQSDDGEPSGTAGKPILEVIKNQQLKNVAIVVTRYFGGIMLGAGGLIRAYTDGAVAAIEAGEAITKVLHREVFVELDYTWLGKVENELRSREVRTGETGFTDKVTLTCLPPDSETEAFVAWITDLTQGQSRITEGQRLYFIEGE, translated from the coding sequence ATGATTGAACGTTATCGCACGGTTCGAGGACCGGGCAATCTGGAAATTGTAATCAAAAAGTCGCGATTTATCGGTCATATTATGCCGGTCACGACGGAAGAAGAAGCAAACGCTTTTATCGATGAAATCAAGAAAAAACATTGGAATGCTACTCATAACTGCTCGGCGTACATGATTGGTGAGCGGGATGAGATCCAGAAGCAATCCGATGATGGCGAACCAAGCGGAACCGCTGGCAAACCGATTCTTGAAGTCATCAAAAATCAGCAATTGAAAAATGTGGCTATCGTTGTTACACGTTACTTTGGGGGAATTATGCTTGGAGCAGGTGGGTTAATTCGCGCTTATACGGATGGAGCAGTTGCAGCCATTGAAGCCGGGGAAGCGATTACCAAAGTGCTCCATCGTGAAGTGTTTGTTGAACTGGATTATACATGGCTGGGCAAAGTGGAAAATGAATTAAGGAGTCGGGAAGTCCGTACAGGTGAAACTGGGTTCACCGATAAGGTTACGTTGACTTGTCTTCCGCCGGATAGTGAAACCGAGGCATTTGTGGCCTGGATCACAGATTTGACGCAAGGGCAATCCCGGATCACGGAGGGACAGCGGCTTTATTTTATTGAAGGGGAATAA
- a CDS encoding TetR/AcrR family transcriptional regulator, whose translation MARRAVEQELSRERILEAARHLFITKGYRAISMRSIGQHLGYSHGSLYYHFKEKAELFYAIVVEDFNHLGHLLLQAMVRPVMGGVSKVEHIMMEFIRFGLENPYQYEIMFMIRDEELLSYCRTEQGRCFELFASIIRQYMNEEGCTEEDIQCVPRTLFLSMHGFISYYIQDRLTFAEIESAASSHVKVLCRNLQHQPGVQ comes from the coding sequence ATGGCTAGAAGAGCAGTCGAACAGGAGTTGTCGAGGGAGCGGATACTGGAGGCGGCGAGGCATCTTTTTATTACCAAAGGATACCGTGCCATTTCGATGCGAAGCATCGGCCAGCATCTGGGCTATAGTCATGGGTCGCTGTATTATCATTTTAAGGAAAAGGCAGAGCTGTTTTATGCCATCGTGGTTGAAGATTTCAATCATCTGGGGCATTTGCTGCTGCAAGCCATGGTCAGGCCAGTCATGGGCGGCGTGAGCAAGGTTGAACATATCATGATGGAGTTTATTCGTTTTGGTTTGGAGAATCCGTATCAGTATGAGATCATGTTCATGATTCGGGATGAGGAATTGCTATCGTATTGTCGTACGGAGCAAGGAAGATGTTTTGAATTGTTCGCCTCCATTATTCGGCAATACATGAATGAAGAGGGCTGTACGGAAGAGGATATTCAATGTGTACCACGTACGCTGTTTTTGTCCATGCACGGATTCATATCGTATTACATTCAGGACCGTTTAACCTTTGCAGAGATTGAATCGGCTGCGTCATCTCATGTCAAAGTACTCTGTCGTAATCTCCAACACCAGCCTGGCGTCCAATAA
- a CDS encoding sulfate/molybdate ABC transporter ATP-binding protein yields the protein MHVEVRDLNKHFGDFHAVKDVSFDIAKGHLIGLLGPSGGGKTSILRMLAGLENPGSGEIRFHGKVVNHLPPQERGIGFVFQNYALFKHMTVFDNIAFGLKVKKAPKAQIRDRVMELVELTGLKGFEQRYPHQLSGGQRQRVAFARALAPEPQLLLLDEPFAAIDAKIRQELRSWLRELIERVGITSIFVTHDQDEAIEVADEIMIISQGRLEQKGTPWDIYKNPETPFVATFIGESTVVEDASQLKGFEHAVEGERTRALIRPEYIEIGLKNEFSMLSATEKGIVKHLHFRGSEWMVEVEVEGHKLITYRSLEKTTLQVGQQIRVLVHRAYLFNDTHSWVVENRLKEDPMPVII from the coding sequence ATGCATGTGGAAGTCCGTGATCTGAATAAACATTTCGGTGATTTTCATGCGGTAAAAGATGTCTCGTTCGATATTGCCAAAGGCCATCTGATCGGTTTGCTGGGGCCCAGCGGAGGTGGGAAAACGTCCATTCTGCGTATGCTGGCAGGGCTGGAGAATCCGGGTTCCGGAGAGATTCGTTTTCACGGAAAGGTCGTAAACCATCTGCCTCCGCAGGAGCGGGGAATCGGATTTGTATTTCAGAACTATGCCTTGTTCAAACATATGACGGTATTTGATAATATCGCCTTTGGACTCAAGGTAAAAAAGGCCCCCAAAGCCCAGATCCGTGATCGGGTCATGGAGTTGGTGGAATTGACAGGGTTGAAAGGTTTCGAACAGCGTTATCCACATCAGTTGTCTGGTGGACAGCGGCAGCGTGTCGCTTTTGCCAGAGCATTGGCCCCAGAGCCCCAGCTGCTGCTGCTGGATGAACCGTTCGCCGCGATTGATGCCAAGATCCGTCAGGAATTGCGTTCGTGGTTGAGAGAACTGATTGAACGGGTGGGCATCACTTCGATTTTTGTAACCCATGACCAGGATGAAGCAATTGAAGTTGCCGACGAAATTATGATTATCAGCCAAGGACGGTTGGAGCAAAAGGGCACACCTTGGGATATTTACAAAAATCCAGAGACCCCTTTTGTTGCTACATTTATAGGGGAATCTACCGTCGTGGAGGATGCTTCACAGCTCAAGGGCTTCGAACATGCGGTGGAAGGGGAGCGCACCCGTGCGCTGATCCGGCCTGAGTATATCGAAATCGGTTTGAAGAACGAGTTTAGCATGCTATCCGCTACTGAAAAGGGTATCGTCAAACACCTTCATTTCCGCGGAAGTGAATGGATGGTGGAAGTGGAAGTTGAGGGCCATAAACTCATTACGTACCGTTCACTGGAGAAAACAACGCTGCAAGTCGGCCAACAGATCCGGGTACTCGTGCATCGGGCATATCTGTTCAATGATACCCATAGCTGGGTTGTGGAGAACCGATTGAAGGAAGATCCAATGCCGGTCATCATCTAA